In Actinomadura citrea, a single window of DNA contains:
- a CDS encoding sensor histidine kinase has protein sequence MRILGDLLTPSCWSVRTRVTVAATLIVTLLLVGGVTLFYQALRGTVYRGLHERGTLVVTDLATLVRETDLRGTIRVDDPGFPLLQVLDGDGDVLAASESLHGRGPVKVPVSPVAGRPEYHTVQFQGLADFYFVTERVDTRFGTRTVYVGAPITTFTRYRPVFIALLAVTVLVAASAVGWIVSLSVRRALRPVRLMSTEMTEITGGAARRVTVPGPNDEVSDLAESVNVMLNRLEDVLTRQRAFVADVSHELRSPLAGLRTQLEVALEQPEDEDWPAVARAALADADRLQGIVSDMLILAKLGAGVHVARERIDLAELVRREVGRRPRRVPVEVAADEGVTARVTEAHLVRLLTNLLDNAERHAESRIWVSVTAEGPEAVLEVRDDGSGIAPEDRERVFWRFHRLAEGRERDRGGTGLGLTISRDIARAHGGTLVAADSDRGARFVLRIPREDP, from the coding sequence GTGCGGATACTCGGGGACCTGCTGACGCCGTCGTGCTGGTCGGTGCGGACCCGCGTGACCGTGGCCGCGACCCTGATCGTCACGCTCCTGCTCGTCGGCGGCGTCACGCTCTTCTACCAGGCCCTCCGCGGCACCGTCTACCGTGGGTTGCACGAGCGCGGCACCCTGGTCGTCACCGACCTCGCCACGCTCGTCCGGGAGACCGACCTCCGGGGGACGATCCGCGTCGACGATCCCGGCTTCCCGCTGCTCCAGGTCCTGGACGGGGACGGCGACGTCCTCGCGGCCAGCGAGTCCCTGCACGGTCGCGGTCCTGTGAAGGTTCCGGTCTCACCGGTGGCGGGCCGTCCCGAGTACCACACCGTGCAATTCCAGGGGCTGGCCGACTTCTACTTCGTCACCGAGCGGGTGGACACCCGCTTCGGCACCCGAACGGTCTACGTCGGCGCGCCCATCACGACGTTCACCCGCTACCGGCCGGTGTTCATCGCGCTGCTCGCCGTGACGGTGCTGGTCGCGGCCTCCGCGGTGGGGTGGATCGTGTCGCTGTCGGTCCGGCGGGCGCTGCGGCCGGTCCGGCTGATGAGCACCGAGATGACGGAGATCACCGGCGGCGCCGCCCGCCGGGTGACCGTGCCGGGGCCGAACGACGAGGTGTCCGACCTGGCCGAGTCGGTGAACGTGATGCTGAACCGGCTGGAGGACGTCCTCACGCGGCAGCGCGCGTTCGTCGCGGACGTCTCGCACGAGCTGCGCAGCCCGCTGGCGGGCCTGCGCACCCAGCTGGAGGTGGCGCTGGAGCAGCCGGAGGACGAGGACTGGCCGGCGGTCGCCCGGGCGGCCCTCGCCGACGCCGACCGGCTGCAGGGCATCGTCAGCGACATGCTCATCCTGGCCAAGCTGGGCGCGGGCGTGCACGTCGCGCGGGAGCGGATCGACCTCGCCGAGCTGGTCCGGAGGGAGGTGGGCCGGCGGCCCCGCCGGGTCCCGGTCGAGGTCGCGGCGGACGAGGGCGTCACGGCCCGGGTCACCGAGGCCCATCTGGTCCGGCTGCTGACGAACCTGCTGGACAACGCCGAGCGGCACGCGGAGTCGCGGATCTGGGTGAGCGTCACTGCGGAGGGGCCGGAGGCGGTGCTGGAGGTCCGCGACGACGGCTCCGGGATCGCGCCGGAGGACCGCGAGCGGGTCTTCTGGCGGTTCCACCGGCTCGCCGAGGGGCGCGAGCGCGACCGCGGCGGCACCGGCCTCGGGCTGACGATCTCCCGCGACATCGCCCGCGCGCACGGCGGCACGCTCGTGGCCGCCGACAGCGACCGGGGCGCCCGGTTCGTCCTGCGCATCCCCCGCGAAGACCCCTAG
- a CDS encoding serine/threonine-protein kinase gives MDTDFRPLEPADPREVGGHRLLGRLGSGGMGTVFLGADPVSGGRVAVKTIHPHLADDPSYRRRFHDEAHLASRVASFCTARVLAQGEQDGLPYLVTDYVGGVSLHDRLTAGGPLPPADLHGVAVGVASALAAIHAAGLVHRDIKPANVMLTLSGCRVIDFGIAGSQDEPDETATTGQVFGTPGWIAPEVLVGGPSSQAADIFSWGCLIAHAGTGQMPIGGDPATLRTAAGDADLSGLPDALVPLVRWALAEDPADRPTATDLLLALVEQPQPHAADRLAPRPVPPSDTPLRAAPRRSPAPRPRRRRPAAGPSTPFWSRKPSAEETDTRAFTPLGMAGATTSTRTRLLAGAGAAAGTLLVGAIILGITGAKAAPSSSPGAPAPSAPAASAAPTKKASAVRAGTSRRPPAKTRKQKQQGKKPKAKQQSTAKHGKAKGRYKH, from the coding sequence ATGGACACTGACTTCAGGCCACTCGAACCCGCCGACCCCCGCGAGGTCGGCGGGCACCGACTACTGGGCAGGCTCGGATCCGGCGGCATGGGGACGGTCTTCCTCGGAGCCGACCCCGTGTCGGGCGGGCGCGTCGCGGTGAAGACGATCCATCCGCACCTAGCCGACGACCCGTCCTACCGGAGGCGCTTCCACGACGAGGCGCATCTCGCCAGCCGGGTCGCCTCGTTCTGCACCGCGCGGGTCCTCGCGCAGGGCGAGCAGGACGGCCTCCCCTACCTCGTCACCGACTATGTCGGGGGCGTCTCCCTGCACGACCGGCTCACCGCCGGCGGCCCGCTGCCGCCCGCCGACCTGCACGGCGTCGCCGTCGGCGTCGCCTCCGCACTCGCCGCCATCCACGCGGCGGGGCTCGTGCACCGCGACATCAAACCCGCCAACGTGATGCTCACCCTGTCCGGATGCCGCGTCATCGACTTCGGCATCGCGGGCAGCCAGGACGAGCCGGACGAGACCGCCACGACCGGACAGGTGTTCGGCACGCCGGGGTGGATCGCCCCGGAGGTGCTCGTCGGGGGCCCCTCGTCCCAGGCGGCCGACATCTTCTCCTGGGGCTGCCTCATCGCCCACGCCGGTACGGGGCAGATGCCGATCGGCGGCGATCCCGCGACGCTGCGCACCGCGGCCGGGGACGCCGACCTGTCCGGGCTGCCGGACGCGCTGGTCCCGCTCGTCCGGTGGGCGCTGGCGGAGGACCCGGCGGACCGCCCCACCGCGACCGACCTGCTGCTCGCCCTGGTCGAGCAGCCGCAGCCGCACGCCGCGGACCGCCTCGCACCGCGCCCCGTTCCGCCGAGCGACACGCCCCTGCGCGCCGCTCCCCGGCGCTCCCCCGCGCCGCGCCCCCGGCGGCGACGCCCCGCCGCGGGCCCCTCGACGCCGTTCTGGTCCCGGAAGCCCAGCGCCGAGGAGACCGACACCAGGGCGTTCACGCCGCTCGGCATGGCGGGCGCCACGACGTCCACCCGCACCCGTCTGCTGGCGGGTGCCGGCGCCGCGGCGGGCACCCTCCTGGTCGGGGCGATCATCCTCGGGATCACCGGGGCCAAGGCCGCCCCGTCCTCCTCCCCGGGCGCGCCGGCCCCGTCCGCGCCGGCGGCCTCCGCCGCGCCCACGAAGAAGGCGAGCGCCGTCAGAGCCGGAACGTCCAGGCGGCCCCCGGCGAAGACCCGCAAGCAGAAGCAGCAGGGGAAGAAGCCGAAGGCGAAGCAGCAGAGCACGGCGAAGCACGGCAAGGCCAAAGGCAGGTACAAGCACTGA
- a CDS encoding MerR family transcriptional regulator codes for MRIGDLSAATGVSRRLLRYYEEQGLLRPLRSANGYRQYAPSDVVAVRHVRALLAAGLPTAVIARFLHCLHDGDDGPVPASCPSMVADLRGESDRIAGMITRLQSYQQALHTLLAAAQRPADGTPGS; via the coding sequence ATGCGGATCGGCGATCTGTCGGCGGCGACCGGGGTGAGCCGGCGGTTGCTGCGCTACTACGAGGAGCAGGGCCTGCTGCGACCCCTGCGGTCGGCCAACGGCTACCGCCAGTACGCGCCGTCGGACGTCGTCGCCGTGCGCCATGTCCGCGCGCTGCTCGCCGCGGGGCTGCCCACCGCGGTCATCGCGCGGTTCCTGCACTGCCTGCACGACGGTGACGATGGCCCGGTGCCCGCTTCGTGTCCGAGCATGGTCGCCGACCTGCGCGGGGAAAGCGACCGCATCGCCGGGATGATCACCCGGCTCCAGTCCTACCAGCAGGCCCTTCACACTCTACTCGCCGCCGCGCAGCGCCCGGCGGACGGAACGCCGGGCAGCTAG
- a CDS encoding SDR family NAD(P)-dependent oxidoreductase, with translation MPGAVIVGAGPGIGRAVARRFAGEGLPVALVARSRTTVQTVAEAVAEVAPGGVRVVTATADVTDEDALRAALDQAARELGPPDVAVYNAAVIRPDTTDDLSARDLLDAYAVNVVGAHTTAAHLLPAMAERGGGSFLITGGMPDPKPEYLSLSLGKAAVRTLVTLLDQRYGPSGVHAASITVDGPVAPGTAFDPDDIAEHYWRLHTQPPGHWDHEILHSGDAGAPGERR, from the coding sequence ATGCCCGGAGCAGTGATCGTTGGTGCCGGCCCGGGAATCGGACGGGCCGTGGCCCGCCGCTTCGCCGGCGAGGGTCTGCCCGTCGCCCTGGTCGCCCGCAGCCGCACCACCGTGCAGACCGTCGCCGAAGCCGTCGCCGAGGTCGCGCCCGGCGGCGTCCGGGTCGTCACCGCCACCGCCGACGTCACCGACGAGGACGCGCTGCGCGCCGCCCTCGACCAGGCGGCCCGCGAACTGGGCCCACCCGACGTCGCCGTCTACAACGCCGCGGTGATCCGTCCCGACACCACCGACGACCTGTCGGCACGCGACCTGCTGGACGCGTACGCGGTGAACGTGGTCGGCGCGCACACCACCGCCGCGCACCTGCTGCCCGCCATGGCCGAACGCGGCGGCGGCTCATTCCTCATCACCGGCGGCATGCCCGACCCCAAACCGGAGTACCTGAGCCTCTCCCTCGGCAAGGCCGCGGTCCGGACGCTGGTGACACTGCTGGACCAGCGGTACGGGCCCTCCGGAGTGCACGCCGCCAGCATCACCGTGGACGGACCCGTCGCACCCGGCACCGCCTTCGACCCCGACGACATAGCCGAGCACTACTGGCGCCTGCACACCCAGCCGCCAGGACACTGGGACCACGAAATTCTCCACAGCGGGGACGCGGGCGCGCCGGGTGAGCGGCGATGA
- a CDS encoding carboxyl transferase domain-containing protein — protein MTERVGARELLRRVLDAGAWTSWDVPPAGEPPSSSAYAEDLAAARERSGCDEAVLTGEGLLRGRRVAFVVSEFRFLAGSIGLATADRIVAAVERATAAGLPLLAAPSSGGTRMQEGTAAFVQMARITAAVMAHRAAGLPYLVYLRHPTTGGVFASWGSLGHVTAAEPGALIGFLGPRVYEGLYGEPFPPGVQVAENLAAKGLLDAVVAIDDLAGVASAALDVLCGRPPAAPSPLPESVPPEGTAWDSIERSRRPDRPGVRELLRYGAADVTPLSGTGQGEAEPGLLLALARFGAAPCVLVGQDRRGQRGGHPLGPAGLRVARRGMRLAAELGLPLVTVVDTPGAVLSADAEEGGLAGEIARCLADLITLPAPTLCLLLGEGTGGAALALLPADRVLVARHAWLSPLPPEGASLIVHRTPARAGEMAEAQGVRSADLLRGGLADALVDERPDAADEPETFCRRAAAAVERGLSGLAPGAPAARQARYRRGS, from the coding sequence GTGACGGAACGTGTCGGGGCGCGCGAGCTGCTGCGCCGCGTGCTGGACGCGGGCGCCTGGACGTCCTGGGACGTCCCGCCCGCGGGGGAGCCGCCCTCGTCCTCCGCGTACGCCGAGGATCTCGCCGCCGCCCGCGAGCGCAGCGGCTGCGACGAGGCCGTCCTGACGGGGGAGGGACTGCTGCGCGGGCGCCGCGTCGCGTTCGTCGTGTCGGAGTTCCGGTTCCTCGCGGGATCGATCGGCCTCGCCACCGCCGACCGGATCGTCGCGGCCGTCGAGCGCGCCACCGCCGCGGGCCTGCCGCTGCTCGCCGCGCCGTCCTCCGGCGGCACCCGCATGCAGGAGGGGACGGCCGCGTTCGTGCAGATGGCCCGCATCACCGCCGCCGTCATGGCGCACCGGGCCGCCGGTCTGCCCTACCTGGTCTACCTGAGGCATCCGACGACCGGCGGGGTGTTCGCGTCGTGGGGGTCGCTCGGGCACGTGACGGCCGCCGAACCCGGCGCGCTGATCGGGTTCCTCGGGCCGCGCGTCTACGAGGGCCTGTACGGGGAGCCGTTCCCGCCGGGGGTGCAGGTCGCCGAGAACCTGGCGGCCAAGGGCCTGCTCGACGCCGTCGTGGCCATCGACGATCTCGCCGGGGTCGCCTCCGCCGCGCTGGACGTCCTGTGCGGGCGGCCGCCCGCGGCTCCCTCGCCCCTGCCCGAGAGCGTCCCCCCGGAAGGGACGGCGTGGGATTCGATCGAGCGTTCGCGCCGTCCGGACCGTCCGGGCGTGCGCGAACTGCTGCGCTACGGCGCCGCGGACGTGACGCCCCTTTCGGGCACCGGCCAGGGGGAGGCGGAGCCCGGCCTGCTGCTCGCCCTGGCACGTTTCGGGGCGGCGCCGTGCGTTCTGGTGGGCCAGGACCGGCGCGGCCAGCGTGGCGGCCACCCGCTGGGCCCGGCCGGGCTGCGCGTGGCGCGGCGCGGGATGCGGCTGGCCGCCGAGCTGGGCCTGCCGCTGGTCACCGTGGTCGACACGCCCGGCGCCGTCCTGTCGGCCGACGCGGAGGAGGGCGGGCTCGCGGGCGAGATCGCCCGCTGCCTCGCCGACCTGATCACCCTCCCGGCGCCGACGCTCTGCCTGCTGCTGGGCGAGGGCACGGGCGGCGCCGCGCTGGCGCTGCTGCCCGCCGACCGCGTCCTCGTGGCCCGGCACGCCTGGCTCTCGCCGCTGCCGCCCGAGGGCGCCTCGCTGATCGTCCACCGGACCCCGGCGCGGGCCGGTGAGATGGCCGAGGCGCAGGGCGTCCGGTCGGCGGACCTGCTGCGCGGCGGGCTGGCGGACGCGCTCGTCGACGAGCGCCCGGACGCCGCCGACGAGCCGGAGACGTTCTGCCGCCGCGCCGCCGCCGCGGTGGAGCGGGGGCTGTCGGGCCTCGCGCCCGGCGCACCGGCCGCCCGCCAGGCGCGCTACCGTCGGGGATCATGA
- a CDS encoding aldehyde dehydrogenase family protein encodes MNVTPFWLAGRPETGDGELTVTHPYDGRVVGTAAVPTPAQVEEAVAAADGVRREAAALPLHVRAEALAHVSARLAERAEEVARLITGENGKPLLWARGEVTRAISTFRFAAEEARRIAATTQRLDTDPAAEGRMAYITRVPKGPVLGISPFNFPLNLAAHKIAPAIAAGAPIVLKPAPATPLSALLLGELLAETDLPAGMFSVLPVPNDRASALVDDPRLPIVSFTGSVPVGWAINDRAPRKHVTLELGGNGAAVVLPDADLDWAAKRIGLFANYQAGQSCIAVQRVYVDRTVLDAFLPKLVDTVSSLVTGDPWDDKTQVGPLVNEEAAERVEAWVDEAVAAGARTLTGGTREGAAYAPTVLADVPPDSKIAREEVFGPVMFVQPVDGADEAFALVNDSKFGLQAGVFTRSLDVAFRAHRELDVGGVVIGDVPSYRADQMPYGGVKDSGVGREGLRSAIADYTEEKVMILTGLPL; translated from the coding sequence ATGAACGTGACCCCATTCTGGCTGGCCGGCCGGCCCGAGACCGGTGACGGCGAGCTGACCGTTACGCATCCCTACGACGGCCGCGTGGTCGGGACGGCGGCGGTGCCGACGCCCGCGCAGGTGGAGGAGGCGGTCGCCGCGGCCGACGGCGTCCGCCGGGAGGCCGCGGCGCTGCCGCTGCACGTGCGGGCCGAGGCCCTCGCGCACGTGTCCGCGCGGCTCGCCGAGCGCGCCGAGGAGGTCGCCCGGCTGATCACCGGTGAGAACGGCAAGCCGCTGCTGTGGGCGCGCGGCGAGGTGACCCGCGCGATCTCCACGTTCCGGTTCGCCGCCGAGGAGGCCCGCCGCATCGCCGCCACGACGCAGCGGCTCGACACCGACCCGGCCGCCGAGGGCCGGATGGCCTACATCACCCGCGTCCCGAAGGGACCGGTGCTCGGCATCTCGCCGTTCAACTTCCCGCTGAACCTCGCCGCCCACAAGATCGCGCCGGCGATCGCCGCGGGCGCGCCGATCGTCCTCAAGCCCGCCCCCGCCACGCCGCTGTCGGCGCTGCTGCTCGGCGAGCTGCTGGCCGAGACCGACCTGCCCGCCGGGATGTTCTCGGTCCTGCCGGTGCCGAACGACCGCGCCTCCGCCCTGGTCGACGACCCGCGGCTGCCGATCGTGTCGTTCACCGGCTCCGTGCCGGTCGGCTGGGCGATCAACGACCGGGCGCCGCGCAAGCACGTCACCCTCGAACTCGGCGGCAACGGCGCGGCCGTGGTCCTGCCCGACGCCGACCTCGACTGGGCCGCCAAGCGGATCGGGCTGTTCGCCAACTACCAGGCGGGGCAGAGCTGCATCGCCGTCCAGCGCGTCTACGTGGACCGGACCGTCCTCGACGCGTTCCTGCCGAAGCTGGTCGACACGGTCTCCTCCCTCGTCACCGGTGACCCGTGGGACGACAAGACCCAGGTCGGCCCGCTGGTCAACGAGGAGGCCGCCGAGCGCGTCGAGGCCTGGGTGGACGAGGCCGTCGCCGCGGGCGCGCGCACGCTCACCGGCGGCACCCGCGAGGGCGCCGCGTACGCGCCGACCGTCCTCGCCGACGTCCCGCCCGACTCCAAGATCGCCCGCGAGGAGGTCTTCGGGCCGGTCATGTTCGTCCAGCCGGTGGACGGCGCCGACGAGGCGTTCGCCCTCGTCAACGACTCCAAGTTCGGCCTCCAGGCGGGCGTGTTCACCCGGAGCCTGGACGTGGCGTTCCGCGCCCACCGCGAGCTGGACGTGGGCGGCGTCGTGATCGGCGACGTCCCGTCCTACCGCGCCGACCAGATGCCCTACGGCGGCGTGAAGGACTCCGGCGTGGGCCGCGAGGGGCTGCGGTCGGCGATCGCCGACTACACCGAGGAGAAGGTCATGATCCTCACGGGCCTGCCCCTCTAG
- a CDS encoding amidase: MSEEICFASARDLARRIRARELSAREVLQAHLDQIERTNPQVNAIVTLVAERAARQAREADERLAAGERPGPLHGLPMAHKDTHATAGIRTTSGSPIFADHVPDRDELVIERIRAAGAVTLGKTNTPEFAAGSHTFNRVFGLTRNPYDPSRSAGGSSGGAAAALACGMQPLADGGDMGGSLRNPASFCNVVGLRPSPGRVPSWPVLAGWSTLGVQGPMARDVADVALLLSVLAGPDPRSPIALETHGSAFAAPLDRDLAGLRLAWSPDLGGTIPVDPAVTAVLEPAAKVFEEMGCAVEEASPDLTGADEVFRTLRAWHWDITLRPLLDERRADFKPSLAENIDAGRSLTGADLGRAETLHTALFHRVREFFERYDALLLPVSQVPPFDAGAEYPGEVAGRPMRDYLEWMRSCFLISATGCPALSVPAGFTSDGLPVGLQVVGPHHGDLAVLQIGHAFERATRHGARRPPLALP, from the coding sequence GTGTCCGAGGAGATCTGTTTCGCGTCCGCCCGCGACCTGGCGCGCCGGATCCGCGCCCGCGAGCTGTCGGCGCGCGAGGTTCTGCAGGCGCATCTCGACCAGATCGAGCGGACGAACCCGCAGGTCAACGCCATCGTCACGCTGGTCGCCGAGCGGGCGGCGCGGCAGGCGCGGGAGGCGGACGAGCGACTGGCCGCCGGGGAGCGGCCGGGTCCGCTGCACGGCCTGCCCATGGCGCACAAGGACACCCACGCCACCGCCGGCATCCGCACCACGTCCGGGTCGCCGATCTTCGCCGACCACGTCCCGGACCGCGACGAACTCGTCATCGAGCGGATCCGCGCCGCGGGCGCCGTCACGCTCGGCAAGACGAACACGCCGGAGTTCGCCGCCGGATCCCACACCTTCAACCGGGTGTTCGGCCTGACCCGCAACCCCTACGACCCGTCCCGCTCGGCGGGCGGCAGCAGCGGCGGCGCCGCGGCCGCGCTGGCGTGCGGGATGCAGCCGCTCGCGGACGGCGGCGACATGGGCGGCTCGCTGCGCAACCCCGCGTCGTTCTGCAACGTCGTCGGGCTGCGCCCGTCGCCGGGCCGGGTGCCGTCCTGGCCGGTCCTCGCGGGCTGGTCGACGCTGGGCGTGCAGGGCCCGATGGCCCGGGACGTCGCGGATGTCGCGCTGCTGCTGTCGGTGCTCGCCGGCCCCGACCCGCGCAGCCCGATCGCGCTGGAGACGCACGGGTCGGCGTTCGCCGCGCCGCTGGACCGCGACCTCGCCGGGCTGCGCCTCGCCTGGTCCCCCGACCTCGGCGGGACGATCCCCGTCGACCCGGCCGTCACCGCCGTCCTCGAACCCGCGGCCAAGGTGTTCGAGGAGATGGGCTGCGCGGTCGAGGAGGCCTCGCCCGACCTGACCGGCGCCGACGAGGTCTTCCGGACCCTGCGGGCCTGGCACTGGGACATCACCCTGCGCCCCCTGCTGGACGAGCGCCGCGCCGACTTCAAGCCCTCCCTCGCCGAGAACATCGACGCCGGCCGCTCCCTCACCGGCGCCGACCTCGGCCGCGCCGAGACGCTCCACACGGCGCTGTTCCACCGCGTCCGGGAGTTCTTCGAACGCTACGACGCGCTGCTGCTGCCGGTCAGCCAGGTCCCGCCCTTCGACGCCGGCGCCGAGTACCCGGGCGAGGTCGCGGGGCGGCCGATGCGCGACTACCTGGAGTGGATGCGGTCGTGCTTCCTCATCTCGGCGACCGGATGCCCCGCGCTGTCGGTGCCCGCCGGGTTCACCTCGGACGGGCTGCCGGTCGGGCTGCAGGTCGTCGGCCCCCACCACGGGGACCTCGCCGTCCTGCAGATAGGGCACGCGTTCGAGCGGGCGACCCGGCACGGCGCACGGCGCCCGCCCCTGGCCCTTCCCTAG
- a CDS encoding class I SAM-dependent DNA methyltransferase, whose translation MTETVSRAYDAIADLYADLFRDALDELHLDRAMITAFAAMAPAGPVADLGCGPGRGTALLHGLGLDAFGLDLSPAMIARARADHPHLRFDEGDITALDLPDGGLAGVLSWYSTIHLGPAEIPRAFAEFHRVLAPGGLVLLGFQSTDEGEAEAFDHKVALAYRRPVDDIAGLAAQAGLVEVARLLRRPAETERPFPAGSLLARKP comes from the coding sequence ATGACCGAGACCGTCTCCCGCGCCTACGACGCCATCGCCGACCTCTACGCCGACCTCTTCCGCGACGCGCTCGACGAGCTCCATCTGGACCGGGCGATGATCACCGCGTTCGCGGCGATGGCCCCGGCCGGGCCGGTCGCCGACCTCGGCTGCGGTCCCGGCCGCGGGACGGCGCTGCTGCACGGCCTCGGCCTGGACGCGTTCGGGCTCGACCTGTCGCCCGCCATGATCGCCCGCGCCCGCGCCGACCACCCGCACCTGCGCTTCGACGAGGGCGACATCACGGCGCTGGACCTCCCGGACGGCGGCCTGGCGGGCGTCCTGTCGTGGTACTCGACCATCCACCTGGGACCGGCGGAGATCCCGCGTGCCTTCGCCGAGTTCCACCGGGTTCTGGCCCCCGGCGGCCTGGTCCTGCTCGGTTTCCAGTCGACCGACGAGGGCGAGGCGGAGGCGTTCGACCACAAGGTCGCCCTCGCCTACCGCAGGCCCGTCGACGACATCGCCGGGCTGGCCGCCCAGGCCGGGCTGGTGGAGGTGGCGCGGCTCCTGCGCCGGCCTGCGGAGACGGAGCGCCCCTTCCCCGCAGGCTCCCTCCTGGCCCGCAAACCCTGA
- a CDS encoding alpha/beta hydrolase — MASLTEKVPPGVTGAVLRAVFALPGPVKRLIAGTPVRRDGQRLALDAQLLLTMMRLEGERRLAGGTVEDARRGIARGQSYLPGVPARPVRTRKVDADGVPARLYTPKGLAEGSPLLVFYHGGGWVIGSLDTHDTVCRYLAVHAEVRVLSVDYRLAPEHPYPAATDDALAAYEYAAAHAGDLGADPGALAVGGDSAGGNLAAVVAVQARRTPDFALLYYPAIDMSVLRRSRDLFADGFYLTDDDMTWFSDHYCPEARRAEPAASPLLFDDLAGFPPTYLVTAGFDPLRDEGEEFAERLRKAGVPVALRRQEDLIHGFANMWSLGGRFREAASEAAGALRTGLYAGPRGRG; from the coding sequence GTGGCGTCGTTGACCGAGAAGGTGCCGCCGGGGGTGACCGGGGCCGTGCTCCGCGCCGTGTTCGCGCTGCCGGGGCCGGTGAAGCGGCTCATCGCCGGGACGCCGGTGCGGCGGGACGGGCAGCGGCTCGCGCTGGACGCGCAGCTCCTGCTGACGATGATGCGGCTGGAGGGCGAGCGGAGGCTGGCCGGAGGCACGGTCGAGGATGCGCGGCGGGGGATCGCCCGTGGGCAGTCGTACCTTCCGGGGGTGCCGGCGCGGCCGGTCCGGACGCGGAAGGTGGACGCGGACGGCGTGCCGGCGCGGCTCTACACGCCGAAGGGCCTCGCGGAGGGGTCGCCGCTCCTCGTCTTCTACCACGGCGGCGGCTGGGTCATCGGGAGCCTCGACACGCACGACACGGTGTGCCGGTACCTCGCCGTGCACGCGGAGGTGCGGGTGCTGTCGGTGGACTACCGGCTCGCGCCCGAGCACCCGTACCCGGCGGCGACCGATGACGCGCTGGCCGCCTACGAGTACGCGGCGGCCCACGCCGGCGACCTCGGCGCCGACCCGGGGGCCCTCGCGGTGGGGGGCGACAGCGCCGGCGGCAACCTCGCGGCGGTCGTGGCCGTGCAGGCCCGGCGGACGCCGGACTTCGCGCTGCTGTACTACCCGGCGATCGACATGTCCGTCCTGCGGCGGTCGCGGGACCTGTTCGCCGACGGGTTCTACCTGACCGACGACGACATGACGTGGTTCAGCGACCACTACTGCCCGGAGGCGCGTCGCGCCGAGCCGGCCGCCTCGCCGCTGCTCTTCGACGATCTCGCCGGCTTCCCGCCCACCTACCTCGTCACCGCCGGGTTCGACCCGCTGCGGGACGAGGGGGAGGAGTTCGCCGAGCGGCTGCGGAAGGCCGGTGTGCCCGTCGCGCTGAGGCGGCAGGAGGACCTCATCCACGGGTTCGCGAACATGTGGTCCCTGGGCGGGCGGTTCCGTGAGGCGGCGTCCGAGGCGGCCGGGGCCCTGCGCACCGGGCTGTACGCGGGGCCCCGGGGCCGGGGCTAG